The following are from one region of the Leucobacter sp. Psy1 genome:
- a CDS encoding HtaA domain-containing protein, translating into MKVSSAPRKKVRTLVGAFTSALLVASGLALAPAAANAAPAEGTVADATLDWGVKQSFRSYLFGPIAHGAYELLGNTTASAENLRPAAEHLSWSGGTGTAATDGSTADVSFGAGNGVHFTGHEMTVDGVTAPALDMQFTNPRVEVTSATEGTLYLDVKSRKFEGMTSISQEFFEESNVPFATLNLSGGVSATGTTYTWAEAPATLTDQGGAAFGGFYEAGAELDPVTFTLPVEEVAVAQDTTTSLDTSALKITEGDELELTATVAPVEAAGTVQFTNGAENLGGAQAVVNGAASLRTSDLPIGGHSLTAEFVPADPAAFNASTSDAVTVTVEEAEEPVVWEPKLEVFLEDGTTPVGDTEVAEGDQLVVKGTGYDPEANVGGRGVPIPSTMPQGVYVVFGEFAQNWRPSEDAPSSARAIGAQGWVLTEDTVDQIPPQYQGIVRGQWVELNTDGSFEWEVTIEDHDGTKQIEDGQYGVYTYAAGGMKNASQEQGVPVNFVEQVVEPVATTTTVAATASEITEGDEVTLSATVAPAAAAGTVQFTNGEANLGEPVTVTNGAAELKVTDLPVGAHRIAAEFTPEEAEVFAPSASTNEVTVTVSEQVVADPKITVTPSHDLDPAVENTLTVEGTGFVGPGAANGAYVLFGEESVWSGEGALPSAGWITQGWVPANQITDGSFTTTLQVPADTLDPAKEYHVATSAAHGLSVTDRSLDAFAEVTVAQPAPEPEPEQPSISINGAGADARVTQGEKVAFTAGPFAEGQKFQVEVRSETVELGEQTANAEGIVTANWTVPADFEVGEHAIVFIDETGDELSATFEVLAAEAPGASDDNGTADGNEGGSDGGQVGADAQQNGAQGAAQGAGQGGQAAGKGGLANTGSDGPGLSLLFAGGAMLLGAAGLMLARGRTAARSE; encoded by the coding sequence ATGAAAGTCAGTTCTGCCCCGCGCAAGAAGGTGAGGACGCTCGTCGGCGCGTTCACCTCCGCGCTGCTCGTTGCGAGCGGCCTCGCGCTCGCGCCAGCAGCGGCGAATGCCGCGCCTGCCGAAGGGACCGTTGCCGATGCCACCCTCGATTGGGGGGTGAAGCAGTCGTTCCGAAGCTATCTGTTCGGTCCGATCGCGCACGGCGCCTACGAGTTGCTCGGGAACACGACGGCGAGTGCGGAGAATCTGCGTCCGGCCGCTGAGCACCTGTCATGGTCCGGTGGTACGGGCACGGCTGCGACGGACGGCAGCACTGCTGATGTGAGTTTCGGTGCGGGCAACGGCGTGCACTTCACAGGGCACGAGATGACCGTGGACGGTGTGACGGCTCCGGCGCTGGATATGCAGTTCACGAATCCTCGGGTGGAGGTGACCTCCGCGACCGAGGGGACCCTGTATCTGGACGTGAAGAGCCGGAAGTTCGAGGGGATGACCTCGATCAGTCAGGAGTTCTTCGAGGAGAGCAATGTTCCGTTCGCGACGCTGAACCTGAGTGGTGGCGTGTCTGCAACCGGCACCACCTACACGTGGGCTGAAGCTCCGGCGACGCTGACGGATCAGGGAGGGGCGGCGTTCGGCGGGTTCTACGAGGCCGGTGCTGAGCTGGATCCGGTGACGTTCACCCTCCCCGTCGAAGAAGTAGCGGTGGCCCAGGACACCACGACGTCCCTCGACACCTCGGCGCTGAAGATCACCGAGGGCGACGAGCTCGAGCTGACCGCGACGGTTGCGCCGGTCGAAGCCGCGGGAACCGTGCAGTTCACGAACGGCGCTGAGAACCTGGGCGGTGCCCAGGCGGTCGTGAACGGCGCCGCCTCGCTGCGAACCTCCGACCTGCCGATCGGCGGTCACAGCCTGACCGCGGAGTTCGTGCCGGCAGACCCTGCGGCGTTCAACGCGTCGACCTCGGACGCGGTGACAGTGACCGTCGAAGAGGCCGAGGAACCCGTCGTCTGGGAGCCGAAGCTGGAGGTCTTCCTCGAAGATGGCACCACCCCGGTCGGTGATACCGAGGTGGCCGAGGGCGATCAGCTGGTCGTCAAGGGCACCGGCTACGATCCAGAGGCGAACGTCGGCGGTCGCGGCGTGCCGATTCCGAGCACCATGCCGCAGGGCGTGTACGTCGTCTTCGGCGAGTTCGCGCAGAACTGGCGCCCGTCTGAGGATGCCCCGAGCAGCGCGCGAGCGATCGGTGCACAGGGCTGGGTGCTGACCGAGGACACGGTCGACCAGATTCCGCCGCAGTACCAGGGCATCGTGCGCGGCCAGTGGGTCGAGCTGAACACCGACGGCTCTTTCGAGTGGGAAGTCACCATCGAAGACCACGACGGGACCAAGCAGATCGAGGACGGTCAGTACGGCGTCTACACCTACGCGGCCGGCGGCATGAAGAACGCCTCACAGGAGCAGGGCGTTCCGGTGAACTTCGTCGAGCAGGTCGTCGAACCGGTCGCGACGACCACCACGGTCGCAGCGACCGCGTCCGAGATCACCGAGGGCGATGAGGTCACGCTGAGCGCGACGGTCGCGCCCGCGGCGGCTGCCGGTACGGTGCAGTTCACGAACGGCGAGGCGAACCTCGGCGAGCCCGTGACCGTCACGAACGGCGCCGCCGAGCTGAAGGTCACGGATCTCCCGGTCGGCGCGCATCGGATCGCGGCCGAATTCACCCCCGAAGAAGCGGAAGTGTTCGCGCCATCGGCCTCGACGAACGAGGTGACGGTTACCGTGTCGGAGCAGGTCGTCGCCGACCCGAAGATCACGGTGACGCCCTCCCATGATCTCGATCCCGCCGTCGAGAACACGCTGACGGTCGAGGGTACAGGCTTCGTCGGCCCCGGTGCGGCGAACGGAGCGTACGTGCTCTTCGGCGAGGAGAGCGTATGGTCGGGCGAGGGCGCGCTCCCGAGCGCGGGCTGGATCACCCAGGGCTGGGTCCCGGCGAACCAGATCACCGATGGCAGCTTCACCACGACGCTGCAGGTGCCCGCGGACACGCTGGATCCGGCCAAGGAGTACCACGTAGCCACCTCGGCGGCGCACGGTCTCTCCGTCACCGATCGCTCGCTCGATGCGTTCGCAGAGGTCACCGTTGCGCAGCCGGCACCGGAGCCTGAACCCGAGCAACCGTCCATCTCGATCAACGGTGCGGGTGCCGACGCGAGGGTCACGCAGGGCGAGAAGGTCGCCTTCACCGCGGGACCGTTCGCGGAGGGGCAGAAGTTCCAGGTCGAGGTTCGCTCGGAGACCGTCGAGCTCGGCGAGCAGACGGCGAACGCCGAGGGCATTGTCACCGCGAACTGGACTGTTCCGGCGGACTTCGAGGTCGGCGAGCACGCGATCGTGTTCATCGATGAAACAGGTGACGAGCTGTCGGCGACCTTCGAGGTGCTGGCTGCCGAGGCCCCCGGCGCCAGTGACGACAACGGCACGGCCGATGGGAACGAGGGCGGCAGCGATGGCGGCCAGGTCGGTGCGGACGCGCAGCAGAACGGCGCCCAGGGTGCCGCCCAGGGCGCAGGCCAGGGCGGGCAGGCCGCCGGCAAGGGTGGTCTGGCGAACACCGGTTCGGACGGGCCCGGGCTCAGCCTGCTGTTCGCCGGCGGAGCGATGCTCCTCGGTGCGGCCGGCTTGATGCTGGCGCGTGGTCGGACGGCTGCTCGCAGCGAGTAG